GTGGTACACGCAATCGTACCAGGGCAAACCTACCTGGCAAAGTCACCAGTTATTGCGAATCCTCCACACGTGCGCGCGCCTCCTTAGCAGTTGCTTAATCCATCCATTCAACGGGCTCCGGTAAAGTGAGTGGCAAGTTGTGGGGCATTGGGTGCCTCAAAAAGGAGACTCGTGAAAAACACCATTCTTTCCGTGGCGGTCGCCACTCTCGTCATGTCAGCGACTGCGGCCAATGCCGTCGAGATCGCGAACTGGACCTTCGAAGTCTCGGTTCCCACATCTGCGGGACCCTTCAGCCCGGAGAGCGGCGCGGGAGCCGCGACCGGATTCCACACGAGCACGGCGACGGTTTACAGCAACCCGTCGGGCAACGGCTCGACGGAGTCGTTCAGCTCGAACAACTGGGGAGTCGGCGACTACTACCAGTTCCAGGTCTCGACCATCGGACTGTTCGGTGTGCGCTTCCAGTTCGACCAGGCGAGCAGCAACACCGGCCCGCGCGACTTCCAGATCCAATACAGCACGAACGGGACGACGTTCACGGACTTCGGCTCGGTGTACACGGTGCTTGCCAACGCATCCCCGAACAACACTTGGAACCCCACGACCAGCGATCCCGCCTACTCGTTCGACGTGGACATGAGCAGCGTGACGGCGCTGGACAACCAGGCCAACATCTACCTTCGATTGACCGACGCCAGCACGGTCTCCGCGAATGGCGGAACGGTCGCAAGCGCAGGTACGGACCGCGTGGACAATGTGATCGTCTCGGCCAACCCCGTGCCCGAACCCGCTTCGATGCTCGCCATCGTGACGGGAATCGGCGCCCTCGCCGCGCGCCGCCGCCGCCGCTGAGCGGAGGCCACCCACGCCTGGGCCCCTTAGGGTCCAGGCGTTTTTTCTTTGCGAGCCCCCCTACCCAGGGCGGAAGAGCCAGCGCAGGGCGTCGGCCATGGTGGCGCGCCCCTGCTTGTCCGAGTGGAATCCCTTGCCCCACACGGTCTTGAGGTCGTAGCCGCGGAATTCGAGCGCGCGCGCCATCTGCCGGTTCGAAAGCGGCCAGTTCCCGTGCACGTTGTCCAGGTCGTTCTCCCCGTCCTGCAGGAACACCCGTATGGGCTTCTTGGGCGTCTTGCGGATCAACGCGGGGTAGTTGTGTCCGCCCTCGCGGAGTGACTCGCCCGAAGCGATGTTGGTGAAGCTGCCGATCCAGGACATCACGAGACCGAACCGATCGGGACGTTGCCAGGCCGCAGTGAAGCTGCAGATGCCGCCTGAACTCAGTCCGGCAACGCATCGGCGCATCGGGTCTTTCGTGATCCGGAATCGAGCGTCGACCGGCGGGAGCAGCTCCTCCAAGAGAAACCTCACATAGGCGTCGCTGAGGGTGTCGTACTCGCGCGAACGGTCGGACTTGCCATCGGGGAACGTCCCGGGCGTCACAAAGAGCACCACGGTCTGCGGCAGCTCGCCCCTCGCGATCAAGTGGTCGAAATACACCGGCGCGTAGCTCTGGGCCCACTGCCCGTCTTGGAAGATCACGAGGTTCGACTCCTTCTCTGGATCAAACCCGGCGGGCGTGTATACCCACCAGTCGTGCAGCGTGCCGCCGAAGATCTTGCTCTCCAACTTTGGCTGCTGCTCGAGCTTGCCCGCGGGCACGTTCGGGTCTGCCTTGGACTCGGGCGGCATCGTGTACACCTCGAGGTCCCGAGGGTTCCCGACCGGATCGCCGTCCACCACGTAGCGCCAACGGAATCCCTCCCCTTCGGGCAGTTGCTCGGCGCCGACGAACAGCCTCGCTCCTACCTTCTGGAGGCGCAGCTCGAAAGGACCACCTTCCGCGCGGACCGCGACGTTGCGACTTCCTTGAGGCGGCTCGATCGCCCAGGCCACCGTTCGATCCTGCACCTTGGGATCGGCACCTTGCGCGAGTTTCTCCCTGCCCCCGAACCACTGCTCGAGCGACGCCTCGTCGCCCGATGCGACCGCCCCGCGCGCCAACCCGTCGGCCAACCGAAGGGGAGTCCAGGGTCCCTGCCCGGCCAACGCCGCGCACACCAACAACAATCCGATCATCGACACGACCTCCACACCCCCGCATTGTGCGCGATGTCCATCAGGTAAACCGCGCCCAAATGCTCTCGATTCTCGCCGCCATGATCCTCGCCCAGAACCTGCCCAAACCAACTCCCGAACAACTCGCGTGGCAAGACGCGGAAATCGGGATGTTCATCCACTTCGCACCCAACACATGGCAGGACAACGAGGGGGACGATCTCAGCACTCCGATGAGTGCGATCCACCCCGCCAAGCTCGACACCGACCAGTGGGCGCGCACGGCTCGATCGATGGGCGCAAAGTACATCGTGTTTGTCGCCAAGCACGTGGGCGGCTTTTGCTGGTGGCAGACAACGACGACGGACTACAGCGTGAAAAGCACCCCTTGGAAGGGCGGCAAGGGCGACGTGATGGCCGATCTTGCGAAGTCGTGCCAGAAGTTCGGCTTGAAGCTGGGCGTGTATCTGTCGCCGATGGACCGCAAGTTCGGGGTGGCGGTCGGGGGCAAGGCGAAGACCCCGGAGGTCCAATCGGCCTACGAGAAGAGGTTCCGAACCCAGCTCACCGAGTTGCTCTCTCGATACGGCCCGATTTTCGAGGTGTGGTTCGACGGCAGTCTCGTGTTTCCAGTGGGGGACATTCTTGAGAAGTACGCTCCAAAGGCCGTCGTGTTCCAGGGGCCGCACGCCAGCATCCGCTGGGTTGGCAACGAGGAGGGGTTTGCGCCCTACCCGTCGTGGAACGGTGCGAAGTTCGACCCGAAGACGTGGGGAACGCTCACTTCGGCGGACGGCGATCCCGATGGGGACCGGTGGCTGCCGAACGAGGTGGACTGCCGGATGCGCAACACGTGGTTCTGGAACACGCACAACGCCGGCTCCTTGAAGTCGGTGGACAAGCTGATGGAGATGTACGAGAAGAGCGTGGGCCACGGGGCCGTGCTGCTGCTGAACAACACCCCGGACACGTCCGGGCTCATTCCGGAGGCGGACGTGAAGCGGTCGGCCGAGTTCGGTGCGGAGATCGAGCGCCGGTACGGCCTGGCGATCGCCGATGTCAGCGGCAAGGGCGAGGTGGTGAGCGTCAGCCCTTCGGCGCCGTCGGTGATCGACGCGGTGGTGACAATGGAGGAGATCGCCGAGGGCGAGCGCGTGCGGGAGTACGCGATCGAGGGCCGCGTCGACGGAGAGTGGAAGGTGATCGCCCACGGCACCGCCATCGGGCACAAGAAGATCGACAAGTTCGAGCCCGTGAGGGTGTCCGAAGTGCGGCTCCGCGTGGTGAAGAGTGTGGGAACGCCCCTGATTCGGCGATTGGCGCTGTATCGAACGGGAGGTTGAAGAGAGCGGTCGGCAAGTAGCTGCTCCGAGGACATGGGAACGGCCCGCTCGAACTCTCGAGCGGGCCGAGTGGGCTCCGACCGCCCTACTTGCGTCGTCGACGAAGCAGAGCCACCGCGCCAAGACCGAGCGCCAGCATCGAAGCGGGCTCGGGAACCGGAGTGACCGTGACCCGCGCAAGGGGCGTGCCGCGATCCCAGTCCGGCATCTGCGCCCAACTGTCGCCGACGCCAGGGGTGACGGAGTCGTGGATTCGGATGGCCGTGTTCGCGTCCGCCGGATTGCCCGATCCGCCCAAGAACCCGAGGTCCGCGGCGTTCTGCGTGTTCATCTCGGTGCCCGCGTCCCACGCGCGAAGCCCGGTGATCGTCATGGAGAAGCCCTCGGGCGTCCCCTGATTGAAAAGGCTCAGGTTCGAGGTCGAGAAGCTCTCCCCGAGGAACCCGTCGTTGGTCTTGCCGAGCATCATCGCAAAGCTGAAAAAAGGGTGGGCGTTGTCGGTCGAGAAGAGCCCCGAGTTCGACCCGCCGGGGCCCAAGGGGCCGCCCGGAAGCGTTCCGAAGGAGAACACATCTGCGCCGGCCGCACCGGCGATGCCCATCATGGGGGCGGTGTTGCCGCCTTCCGCGATGGCCTTGATGCCGGCGGAGGACGTGCCGCCGAGCTGGAAGATGTCAAAGCTGCTGTTGCCAGCCGACCAGAACAAGGGGCTCAAGGGTTGTGGGCCGAGGTTCTCGATGGTGACTTGGAACTGAAACGTCTGCGCGAACGAGGCGGCGCCAAGTGCGAACAGGGATAGGGTGACTAAGCTTCTTTTCATTGAGACCTCCAGGGTCGAAAGCGATTCGACCACAGTTGGGGAATCCCTGTGTCCCTGCGGAAGTTCCATTGTTTTTTGTTTGGCGCCCGTCGAAGCCCCCGCGTGAAGTACGGGCCGTCGAAGAACCGCTACGACGTCGTCTGGTTCGCGCGCGAGGGCGGCCACACGTGGCCCGCCGCAACCGACGCGATCCTTAAAGCCCACGCGCGACCGCGCATATGAGCTACCTCTTGCGGCGATGCTCGAGGAGCCACGCGTAGAGGGCGTCGCCCGCATACACGTCGCTCCATACGTCGTGCGTTCCGCCCGCGATCACGTCGAACCGAACGTCCGCGCCCGCCTCCTTCAAGGCGGCGATCAAGGGTGCTTCCTGATCGAGCGGCACCGCCGGATCGGCGTCGCCGTGCGTCGACCAGATGGGGATTTCTTTGATCGTCGACGCGATCCAGCGGCTGGCCCAGCCCGCGATCGGCGCGATGGCCGCAAAGCGTTTGGGCGAGAAGGACGCGAGCGTGTAGGTCCCGAACCCGCCGAGGCTCAGCCCCGTCACGTACTCGCGGTCCTTGTCCACGCGCCACTTCGACTCGACCTCGTCCAGCAACCCCGAGAGCATGAGAGGATCCCAGGCCATGTCGGACGGACACAAGGGGGCGACCACGATGAACGGCAGCTTGCGACCCTTGCGGATCTCTTTGAGCGGCCCGTGGATGCCTGCGCGCTCCAGATCGTCGCCGCGCTCCCCAGCACCGTGCAGGAACAGCAGGAGGGGGTAGCGCTCCCGGCCGCTTTCGTAGCCTTCCGGCAACGACAACTGGTAGCGGCCGGAGACTGTCACGCTCACTTTGCGTGAAAACGACTGGGCGGCCTGGGGCGGGGATACTGGAACCCCCGAGGCCGCGACGAGGGCGACCAGTGTTTGCAGCATGAAACGACGCTACCCCACCGGCCATGGGGGACACTGGAAGCGATGTTGCCCGTCCTTGCCCTCCTCCTTCCGATGAGCCCGCACAAACTCGACGCGTACGATGTCGTGTGGAACTCCCCGTCCGCGGACGCCGCGGGATCGATGCCGATCGGCAACGGCGAAGTCGTCCTCAATGTGTGGGTCGAGCAAGAAACCGGGGACCTTCTCTTCCTGATCGCGCGGGACGACACGCTCTCCGAGATCAGCCGCATCCTCAAGCTGGGAAGGGTGCGCGTCCACTTCTCGCCGAACGTGCTCGGGCGCGCTTCCGATTTCCTCCAGCACCTCCACCTCCGCGATGGAGCTGTGACAGTTGCCGGCGGGGGGCTCTCGTTGGGGCTGTTCGTCGACTCGGGAGCCAACGTCATCCACCTGAGCGGCCGATCGGAGCGACCGGTGCGCGTCTCCGTCGCCGTCGAATCGTGGCGAACGGCAGATCGTGCCCTTCCGGCGGCCGAGAAGCAGTCGGCATGGTCGGTCCACGACGCCCCATTCCCCTTGGTGGAGTCGGCCGACCGCTTCCTGAAGACCGCGGATCCGGCCGTCGAGTGGGTCCACCGCAACGAGACGTCGGTGGTGCCGAAGGTGCTGGCGAACCAGTCCCTCACCGGGTTGAAGGGAACGAGGGACCCGTTGCTTCACCGCACGTTCGGCGGCCGCGTCGAAGGGGCGAAGTTCCACCGGAGAGACGATCAGACCCTCGCGTCGGACGGGGCGCTCAGCCAGTTCGACGTCAAGATCGCCACCCACACCGCCCAAACCCGCACCCTCGAGGCGTGGCTGGCCGGACTTCGCCGCGAGGCGCGTCGGTCCGATCTCCGGACGGCCGAGAAGCGGACGCGGGGTTGGTGGCGGGGTTTCTGGGACCGGTCCTGGGTGTTCGTCGACGGCGATGACGACGCACACCCGGTCCCCGCCAACATGCACGCGTTGCGCCGAGGGGTCGATGGATCGGGCGGCAATGTGTTTTCCGGGACGATCGACGCGTGGCGCCAGTGGGATGCAGCGGTGTCTGGACCCGCGTTTCTTCAGATGGCCGCCTCGACAGACCCCTCCTTTCCCGACTCAGCCCATCGACAGGGGTTGACCCTGATGGCGACGATCGTTCCCACCGAACTGAAGCCCGGACGTATCTTCGACAAGATCACGCCGGGCGGAATGGACGGTTACCTGTTCGACACGCACCCGGGCAACGCGTTGCGGCTGATCGTGGGCTCCATGACGCTCGTCGCACCGGAGTGCCTCAAACTCGGCGTCGCGCAACGGGTCGGCGCGACCTACGACGCCGAGACGGGCGAAGCGGCGATATACCTCGACGGGGTGCGAGTGGCCCATCGGCCCGCCGAACGCGGCTCGTTGGTGACGCGCGGCTACGTTCTCCAACGCTTCGTGAACGCGTGTCAGGGCCGAGGCGAGTTTCCCATCAAGTTCAACGGGGGCAGCTACACGGTCGAGCCGACGGCGATGGGGCGGCCCTTCAACCCCGACTGGCGCAACTGGGGCGACTGCCACTGGTTCCAGAACGTGCGGCACACCGTCCACCCGATGCTCGCGACGGGCGACTTCGATTTGATGGAGCCGTTCTTCAAGCTCTACGAGAACGCGCGGCCACTGGCCGAATCGAGGAGCCGGAAATACCACTACGCGCAGGGCGCGTACTTCCCGGAGACGATGACGGT
This portion of the Fimbriimonadaceae bacterium genome encodes:
- a CDS encoding DUF5703 domain-containing protein, producing the protein MLPVLALLLPMSPHKLDAYDVVWNSPSADAAGSMPIGNGEVVLNVWVEQETGDLLFLIARDDTLSEISRILKLGRVRVHFSPNVLGRASDFLQHLHLRDGAVTVAGGGLSLGLFVDSGANVIHLSGRSERPVRVSVAVESWRTADRALPAAEKQSAWSVHDAPFPLVESADRFLKTADPAVEWVHRNETSVVPKVLANQSLTGLKGTRDPLLHRTFGGRVEGAKFHRRDDQTLASDGALSQFDVKIATHTAQTRTLEAWLAGLRREARRSDLRTAEKRTRGWWRGFWDRSWVFVDGDDDAHPVPANMHALRRGVDGSGGNVFSGTIDAWRQWDAAVSGPAFLQMAASTDPSFPDSAHRQGLTLMATIVPTELKPGRIFDKITPGGMDGYLFDTHPGNALRLIVGSMTLVAPECLKLGVAQRVGATYDAETGEAAIYLDGVRVAHRPAERGSLVTRGYVLQRFVNACQGRGEFPIKFNGGSYTVEPTAMGRPFNPDWRNWGDCHWFQNVRHTVHPMLATGDFDLMEPFFKLYENARPLAESRSRKYHYAQGAYFPETMTVWGTYSGGDYGWDRTGHEPRDVLCPWWDDAWNQGPELVALMLDRWDYTRDANFLKGRVLPMAESVLRYFDSRFRKDSMGKIRLDPTQVVETYWTGVVNDMPTAAGLIAITQRLTALPQSLVTRVQREFFERMRSACPDLPLETNEGERELAPAQKYDPTRSNVENGELYAVWPFQLVSLGHPELLDEAKRAYAHRGSHLDTGWGYDGNVAALLGMTEEAARILKVKCANSNPAYRWPATWGPNYDWLPDQNHGGNLLNTANLMLLQTEPLEAGGKILLLPAWPKTWAVDFKLRAPGNTTVQCVARAGRIVSLDVTPKARAKDVVWPQGWIRPG
- a CDS encoding alpha/beta hydrolase-fold protein; translation: MLQTLVALVAASGVPVSPPQAAQSFSRKVSVTVSGRYQLSLPEGYESGRERYPLLLFLHGAGERGDDLERAGIHGPLKEIRKGRKLPFIVVAPLCPSDMAWDPLMLSGLLDEVESKWRVDKDREYVTGLSLGGFGTYTLASFSPKRFAAIAPIAGWASRWIASTIKEIPIWSTHGDADPAVPLDQEAPLIAALKEAGADVRFDVIAGGTHDVWSDVYAGDALYAWLLEHRRKR
- a CDS encoding alpha/beta hydrolase-fold protein; amino-acid sequence: MEVVSMIGLLLVCAALAGQGPWTPLRLADGLARGAVASGDEASLEQWFGGREKLAQGADPKVQDRTVAWAIEPPQGSRNVAVRAEGGPFELRLQKVGARLFVGAEQLPEGEGFRWRYVVDGDPVGNPRDLEVYTMPPESKADPNVPAGKLEQQPKLESKIFGGTLHDWWVYTPAGFDPEKESNLVIFQDGQWAQSYAPVYFDHLIARGELPQTVVLFVTPGTFPDGKSDRSREYDTLSDAYVRFLLEELLPPVDARFRITKDPMRRCVAGLSSGGICSFTAAWQRPDRFGLVMSWIGSFTNIASGESLREGGHNYPALIRKTPKKPIRVFLQDGENDLDNVHGNWPLSNRQMARALEFRGYDLKTVWGKGFHSDKQGRATMADALRWLFRPG
- a CDS encoding spondin domain-containing protein, with product MKRSLVTLSLFALGAASFAQTFQFQVTIENLGPQPLSPLFWSAGNSSFDIFQLGGTSSAGIKAIAEGGNTAPMMGIAGAAGADVFSFGTLPGGPLGPGGSNSGLFSTDNAHPFFSFAMMLGKTNDGFLGESFSTSNLSLFNQGTPEGFSMTITGLRAWDAGTEMNTQNAADLGFLGGSGNPADANTAIRIHDSVTPGVGDSWAQMPDWDRGTPLARVTVTPVPEPASMLALGLGAVALLRRRRK
- a CDS encoding PEP-CTERM sorting domain-containing protein (PEP-CTERM proteins occur, often in large numbers, in the proteomes of bacteria that also encode an exosortase, a predicted intramembrane cysteine proteinase. The presence of a PEP-CTERM domain at a protein's C-terminus predicts cleavage within the sorting domain, followed by covalent anchoring to some some component of the (usually Gram-negative) cell surface. Many PEP-CTERM proteins exhibit an unusual sequence composition that includes large numbers of potential glycosylation sites. Expression of one such protein has been shown restore the ability of a bacterium to form floc, a type of biofilm.), translating into MKNTILSVAVATLVMSATAANAVEIANWTFEVSVPTSAGPFSPESGAGAATGFHTSTATVYSNPSGNGSTESFSSNNWGVGDYYQFQVSTIGLFGVRFQFDQASSNTGPRDFQIQYSTNGTTFTDFGSVYTVLANASPNNTWNPTTSDPAYSFDVDMSSVTALDNQANIYLRLTDASTVSANGGTVASAGTDRVDNVIVSANPVPEPASMLAIVTGIGALAARRRRR
- a CDS encoding alpha-L-fucosidase, giving the protein MLSILAAMILAQNLPKPTPEQLAWQDAEIGMFIHFAPNTWQDNEGDDLSTPMSAIHPAKLDTDQWARTARSMGAKYIVFVAKHVGGFCWWQTTTTDYSVKSTPWKGGKGDVMADLAKSCQKFGLKLGVYLSPMDRKFGVAVGGKAKTPEVQSAYEKRFRTQLTELLSRYGPIFEVWFDGSLVFPVGDILEKYAPKAVVFQGPHASIRWVGNEEGFAPYPSWNGAKFDPKTWGTLTSADGDPDGDRWLPNEVDCRMRNTWFWNTHNAGSLKSVDKLMEMYEKSVGHGAVLLLNNTPDTSGLIPEADVKRSAEFGAEIERRYGLAIADVSGKGEVVSVSPSAPSVIDAVVTMEEIAEGERVREYAIEGRVDGEWKVIAHGTAIGHKKIDKFEPVRVSEVRLRVVKSVGTPLIRRLALYRTGG